A region from the Methanofollis liminatans DSM 4140 genome encodes:
- a CDS encoding nitrogenase component 1 yields the protein MNSKNSPAGSLRYEGCTLTGALSVLTQVRDAVTVVHGPSGCTHHNFSLLHAIAAEQDDCALPPLVSTGLAESEIIFGGEEMLARTLQRVADDGPAAIFVLSTCITETIGDDVCSVCARDFGLPVISVPTAGFLGGAFSDGLNAALNTLVALAGDGGVRERTVTVIGEKNLEFEVEENFAEVERLLGLLGLRVGVRFVRKMRFADFARLGSGSLNILREPALRPVGEALKQRFGTPYIDSFPIGLEGGVAFLEGAAAIMGIDPEGVVEAERVHQAEMLSSFADLRGAAVSPDPLTLGSLEYAPVRRVMAALDLRADTGGAGLSLPYSPPVGTAGIRRLLHRWRRRIHA from the coding sequence GTTCGCTCAGGTATGAGGGGTGCACCCTCACCGGCGCACTCTCTGTTCTGACGCAGGTACGGGACGCTGTCACGGTCGTCCACGGGCCAAGCGGGTGCACACACCATAATTTCTCTCTTCTCCATGCGATCGCCGCAGAGCAGGACGATTGTGCCCTCCCCCCGCTGGTCTCGACCGGTCTTGCCGAGAGCGAGATCATCTTCGGGGGCGAGGAGATGCTCGCCAGGACTCTTCAGCGCGTCGCCGACGACGGGCCGGCAGCGATCTTCGTGCTCTCCACCTGCATCACCGAGACGATCGGGGACGACGTCTGTTCTGTCTGCGCCCGTGACTTCGGTCTGCCGGTGATCTCGGTCCCGACAGCCGGGTTTCTTGGCGGCGCCTTCTCTGACGGCCTGAACGCGGCGCTGAATACTCTTGTCGCCCTCGCCGGGGACGGAGGCGTGCGGGAGCGGACGGTCACCGTCATCGGGGAGAAGAATCTTGAGTTTGAGGTCGAGGAGAATTTTGCCGAGGTGGAACGACTGCTCGGGCTGCTCGGGCTCAGGGTCGGTGTTCGGTTTGTCCGGAAGATGCGGTTCGCCGACTTTGCGCGTCTCGGCTCGGGAAGTCTCAATATCCTCAGGGAACCGGCCCTCAGGCCGGTCGGCGAGGCGCTGAAGCAGCGCTTCGGGACGCCGTATATCGATTCATTTCCTATCGGGCTTGAGGGGGGGGTGGCGTTTCTGGAGGGCGCCGCCGCGATCATGGGCATCGATCCCGAAGGCGTGGTCGAGGCTGAGCGAGTTCATCAGGCCGAGATGCTCTCGTCTTTTGCCGACCTGCGCGGGGCGGCGGTCTCCCCTGACCCCCTGACCCTGGGGTCGCTGGAGTACGCCCCGGTCAGGCGCGTGATGGCGGCGCTTGACCTGAGGGCCGATACCGGCGGCGCCGGTCTTTCCCTGCCGTACAGTCCTCCGGTGGGGACTGCCGGGATCAGGCGTCTGCTCCACCGCTGGAGGCGGCGGATCCATGCCTGA
- a CDS encoding energy-coupling factor transporter transmembrane component T family protein, which produces MKQKAGVMFVPGDSPLHRLNPAAKAAALVLLSAAVLVTARPVPIFCILLLTLAAATLSGIVMPLLRSFRLLIPLLVFILIIDAFFPRIAGGPVWFSADIWIFHPTLSAAGVLFSLAMGLRLLAVGGASFLFIMTTRYADFVRSLRALGLPATLSFSLGYALRSVSALTEDIGNITDAQRSRAFSIDRNTLLKNRHTILALFIPATVSVLSRARQVADAMQCRGFGCTDRPTCYRRHPFDAADTLLVLVAALCIPFALLCP; this is translated from the coding sequence GTGAAGCAAAAGGCGGGTGTCATGTTCGTTCCCGGCGACTCGCCGCTTCACCGCCTCAACCCGGCGGCGAAGGCTGCAGCCCTCGTCCTCCTCAGTGCGGCGGTGCTGGTGACCGCCAGGCCGGTCCCGATCTTCTGTATCCTGCTCCTGACCCTCGCCGCTGCAACGCTCTCCGGCATCGTAATGCCGCTCCTCCGGTCATTTCGCCTCCTGATCCCCCTTCTTGTCTTCATCCTGATCATCGATGCCTTTTTCCCCCGCATTGCCGGCGGCCCGGTCTGGTTCTCCGCCGACATCTGGATCTTCCACCCCACCCTCTCCGCGGCGGGCGTGCTCTTCTCCCTCGCGATGGGCCTGCGCCTCCTCGCCGTCGGTGGGGCGTCCTTCCTCTTCATCATGACAACGCGCTACGCCGACTTCGTCAGGAGCCTGCGGGCGCTCGGCCTTCCGGCCACCCTCTCGTTCTCCCTCGGCTACGCCCTCAGATCAGTCTCGGCGCTGACCGAAGACATCGGAAACATCACGGACGCACAGCGGTCCCGCGCCTTCTCCATCGACCGCAACACTCTCCTCAAAAACAGGCACACCATTCTGGCGCTCTTCATCCCGGCGACCGTCTCGGTCCTCTCGCGTGCGCGGCAGGTTGCCGATGCGATGCAGTGCCGGGGCTTCGGGTGCACCGACCGGCCGACCTGTTACCGGCGGCACCCCTTCGATGCGGCCGACACCCTGCTCGTCCTCGTCGCCGCCCTCTGCATCCCGTTCGCCCTCCTATGCCCCTGA
- a CDS encoding nitrogenase component 1 produces the protein MPEHPCANPIWPCAMCGAVSCLSGFSGIDVVIHGSSGCYFYPASLIQRPVHATMILEEEVIFGSEERLRQVVDEIRGRGKRVAVVLTCVPSVTGEDIAAILEDEDVIVIDSPGFAGGMEEGYRRAMAALGPAVGEDAAGITVDGLNPIDPFYRGNLLEAERLIRMAGGTVAAALAAGPVERVKVCGRFSVGTNPGLSAGVGRSAGDLLGLDATRATFSRLSDLCRLDVGPVLLETDEAAEQIDRACDKYLSRFDPPAVAVFAEASYAAFAAASLRRFLDAEIVVSAPRTGKGAVTSLEEIGALIAEAGPDLILGSSYEQALAPEIPSVGLTFPQRGRVRLRARPIAGIEGSLAFIEDVLMACRSRRPSGA, from the coding sequence ATGCCTGAACACCCCTGTGCCAACCCGATATGGCCGTGTGCCATGTGCGGGGCGGTCTCCTGCCTCTCCGGATTTTCCGGGATCGACGTGGTCATCCACGGTTCGTCGGGCTGCTACTTTTATCCGGCATCGCTCATCCAGAGGCCGGTTCACGCGACCATGATCCTGGAAGAGGAGGTGATCTTCGGCTCAGAGGAGCGGCTTCGTCAGGTGGTCGACGAGATCAGAGGGAGGGGGAAGCGTGTGGCAGTCGTCCTGACCTGCGTCCCGTCGGTGACCGGCGAGGACATCGCCGCGATACTCGAGGATGAGGACGTGATCGTCATCGACAGCCCGGGGTTTGCCGGCGGGATGGAGGAGGGATACCGGCGGGCGATGGCGGCGCTCGGCCCCGCGGTGGGCGAGGATGCAGCCGGGATCACGGTCGATGGCCTCAACCCGATCGACCCCTTCTACCGGGGAAATCTGCTTGAAGCCGAACGGCTGATCAGGATGGCGGGTGGGACAGTGGCGGCGGCGCTTGCGGCCGGGCCGGTAGAGCGGGTGAAGGTGTGCGGCCGCTTCTCGGTCGGCACCAACCCTGGCCTTTCCGCCGGCGTCGGCCGATCTGCTGGCGACCTCCTCGGCCTGGATGCGACGAGGGCGACGTTCTCGCGTCTCTCCGATCTCTGCCGTCTTGACGTCGGGCCGGTTCTCCTGGAGACCGATGAAGCCGCGGAGCAGATCGACCGGGCCTGCGACAAATATCTCTCCCGCTTCGATCCCCCGGCGGTGGCGGTCTTTGCAGAGGCTTCCTATGCAGCGTTTGCCGCCGCCTCCCTGAGGCGTTTCCTCGACGCCGAGATCGTTGTCTCTGCCCCCAGGACCGGGAAGGGGGCGGTCACCTCTCTGGAGGAGATCGGTGCGTTGATCGCTGAGGCTGGACCCGACCTGATCCTGGGCTCGTCGTACGAGCAGGCCCTGGCGCCTGAGATCCCGTCTGTGGGATTGACGTTTCCGCAGCGGGGCAGGGTGCGCCTCCGTGCCCGTCCGATCGCGGGCATCGAGGGCTCTCTTGCCTTCATCGAGGACGTGCTCATGGCGTGCCGCTCCCGCCGCCCGTCAGGGGCATAG
- a CDS encoding ABC transporter ATP-binding protein: MTGPEPAVRIEGLTCTYPPGRRGPQPPALRDLSLTIWPGEFVLLVGQSGSGKSTLLRCVNGLIPHSHRGRMDGTVVVAGMDTRQREVCEIARKVGTVFQNPEHQLFSGNVESELAFGPEHLGIDAALIRERVARAAEATGIGHLMGREENELSWGERQRLAIASVLAMEPTILLLDEPVSGLDADGAGRLIATLTRLNREEGLTVIVAEHRFERFLPACSRFIALEAGAIVYDGPPAAFARANPPHPAPDLTLPGGHGTPALVFEEIAFTYPGKDRPVLDGASLTVRAGEIVVLTGPNGSGKTTLLRHANGLLQPDRGRVIVMGRAIAGQPVAAVAAEVGYLSQHADTHLFAETVEEEIAFAPKNLGFSSEKKEDCIARAIEGLGLAAIGRQAMPLALSVGEKQRVAIASILAMETPVIVLDEPTLGLDAGRKRDLAAILRGYAEEGRGVLVSTHDAGFASLLGGRQVSLRNSRIAAAEEER; encoded by the coding sequence ATGACAGGGCCTGAACCGGCGGTCAGGATCGAGGGGCTCACCTGCACCTATCCCCCCGGGCGCAGGGGGCCGCAGCCTCCAGCCCTCCGCGACCTCTCCCTGACGATATGGCCCGGCGAGTTTGTCCTGCTGGTCGGGCAATCGGGGTCAGGCAAGTCCACCCTGCTGCGCTGCGTCAACGGGCTCATCCCTCATTCCCACCGTGGCCGGATGGACGGAACAGTGGTCGTCGCCGGGATGGACACGCGGCAGCGCGAGGTCTGCGAGATCGCACGGAAGGTCGGCACCGTTTTCCAGAACCCGGAGCACCAACTCTTTTCCGGGAACGTCGAGAGCGAACTCGCCTTCGGCCCCGAACACCTCGGCATCGATGCGGCGCTCATCAGGGAGCGGGTCGCCCGCGCCGCAGAGGCGACCGGGATCGGCCACCTCATGGGCCGCGAGGAGAACGAGCTCTCGTGGGGAGAGCGCCAGCGCCTCGCCATCGCCTCAGTGCTGGCGATGGAGCCCACAATCCTCCTGCTCGACGAACCGGTATCCGGGCTCGACGCGGATGGGGCGGGGCGTCTCATCGCCACCCTCACCCGCCTCAACCGGGAGGAGGGTCTGACCGTGATCGTTGCTGAGCACCGGTTCGAGCGCTTCCTCCCCGCGTGCAGCCGCTTCATCGCCCTCGAAGCGGGCGCGATCGTCTACGACGGCCCGCCGGCGGCATTTGCCCGGGCAAACCCGCCGCACCCTGCCCCGGACCTCACTCTGCCGGGAGGACACGGAACGCCCGCCCTCGTCTTCGAGGAGATCGCCTTCACCTATCCAGGAAAAGACCGCCCGGTCCTCGACGGCGCCAGCCTCACCGTCAGAGCGGGCGAGATCGTCGTCCTCACCGGGCCGAACGGTTCAGGAAAAACCACGCTGCTGCGCCACGCAAACGGGCTGCTTCAGCCCGACCGCGGGCGGGTGATCGTCATGGGCCGGGCGATCGCCGGACAGCCAGTGGCCGCCGTTGCCGCGGAGGTCGGCTACCTCTCCCAGCACGCCGACACCCATCTCTTCGCCGAAACGGTGGAGGAGGAGATCGCTTTCGCCCCGAAAAACCTCGGGTTTTCCAGCGAGAAAAAAGAGGACTGCATCGCACGGGCGATTGAAGGTCTCGGCCTCGCCGCAATCGGCAGGCAGGCGATGCCCCTCGCCCTCTCGGTCGGTGAGAAGCAGCGTGTCGCCATCGCGAGCATCCTTGCCATGGAAACGCCGGTCATCGTCCTCGACGAACCGACACTCGGCCTCGATGCAGGGAGAAAGAGAGACCTCGCGGCGATCCTGAGAGGGTATGCGGAGGAGGGAAGAGGCGTCCTGGTCTCAACCCACGACGCCGGTTTTGCATCCCTCCTCGGCGGCCGGCAGGTCTCCCTCAGAAACAGCCGTATCGCCGCCGCGGAGGAAGAACGGTGA